A genomic stretch from Corynebacterium faecale includes:
- a CDS encoding pyridoxal phosphate-dependent aminotransferase codes for MTTKKRNTSETTNTANQVVGSDAQAARPIRRKSRRIFDQSEKMKDVLYEIRGPVAAEAERMELDGHNILKLNTGNPAVFGFDAPDVIMRDMIAALPTSQGYSTSKGIIPARRAVVTRYEVIPDFPDFDVEDVFLGNGVSELITMTMQALLNDGDEVLIPAPDYPLWTAATSLSGGKPVHYLCDEEDEWNPSIEDIKSKITDKTKAIVVINPNNPTGAVYPRHILQQIVDIAREHDLLVLADEIYDRILYDGAEHINMASLCPDLLCITYNGLSKAYRVAGYRAGWMVLTGPKRFAKGFIEGLELLAGTRLCPNVPAQHAIQVALGGRQSIYDLTSEHGRLLKQRNVTWEKLNEIPGVSCFKPMGALYAFPKLDPNVYEIHDDTQLMLDILRAEKILMVQGTGFNWPNHDHFRVVTLPWASQLENAIERLGNFLVSYKQ; via the coding sequence GCTAACCAGGTTGTGGGCTCGGATGCTCAGGCGGCGCGTCCCATACGACGGAAGTCCCGTCGCATCTTCGATCAGTCGGAGAAGATGAAGGACGTGCTGTACGAGATCCGTGGCCCGGTGGCCGCGGAGGCGGAACGCATGGAGCTGGATGGACATAATATCCTCAAGCTCAACACCGGTAACCCGGCTGTTTTCGGCTTCGATGCTCCCGACGTGATCATGCGTGACATGATCGCCGCCCTACCCACCTCCCAGGGTTATTCCACCTCCAAGGGCATCATCCCGGCGCGCCGTGCCGTGGTGACCCGCTATGAGGTCATCCCGGACTTCCCCGATTTTGATGTAGAAGATGTCTTTTTGGGCAATGGTGTCTCCGAACTGATCACCATGACCATGCAGGCTTTGCTCAATGACGGCGATGAGGTGCTCATCCCCGCACCGGACTATCCGCTGTGGACTGCCGCAACCTCGCTCTCCGGTGGCAAGCCGGTGCACTACCTCTGTGATGAGGAGGATGAGTGGAATCCCTCCATAGAGGACATCAAGTCCAAGATCACGGACAAGACCAAGGCCATCGTGGTGATCAACCCGAACAACCCCACCGGTGCCGTCTACCCTCGCCACATCCTGCAGCAGATCGTGGACATCGCCCGTGAGCATGATCTTCTGGTCCTGGCTGATGAGATCTATGACCGCATCCTCTACGACGGCGCCGAACACATCAATATGGCCTCCCTGTGCCCGGACCTGCTGTGCATCACCTACAACGGTCTGTCCAAGGCTTACCGGGTGGCTGGATACCGTGCCGGGTGGATGGTGCTCACCGGCCCGAAACGCTTTGCCAAGGGCTTCATCGAAGGCTTGGAGCTGCTGGCAGGAACCCGTCTGTGTCCCAATGTCCCGGCACAGCACGCCATCCAGGTGGCGCTTGGTGGGCGGCAGTCCATCTATGACCTCACCAGTGAGCACGGCCGCCTCCTGAAGCAGCGCAATGTCACCTGGGAGAAACTCAATGAGATCCCCGGTGTCAGCTGCTTCAAGCCGATGGGTGCGCTTTACGCCTTCCCCAAACTGGACCCGAATGTGTATGAAATCCATGATGACACCCAGCTCATGTTGGATATCCTCCGCGCGGAGAAGATCCTCATGGTGCAGGGCACCGGCTTCAACTGGCCGAACCATGACCACTTCCGCGTGGTGACCCTCCCCTGGGCCTCCCAGCTGGAAAACGCCATCGAGCGCCTGGGGAATTTCCTGGTCAGCTACAAGCAGTAA
- the dcd gene encoding dCTP deaminase, which translates to MLLSDRDIRKAIDSGDLGIDPFDPELIQPSSIDVRMDRYFRVFNNSKYTHIDPKLNQDELTSLVEVEKGDAFVLHPGEFVLAATLEKFTLPNHLAGRLEGKSSLGRLGLLTHSTAGFIDPGFSGHITLELSNVANLPITLWPEMKVGQLAMFQMSSPAETPYGSGKLGSKYQGQRGPTPSKGYLNFADK; encoded by the coding sequence GTGCTTCTTTCAGATCGTGACATTCGTAAAGCAATTGACTCCGGCGACCTGGGGATTGATCCATTTGATCCCGAGCTGATCCAGCCGTCGAGCATTGATGTTCGTATGGATCGTTATTTCCGGGTGTTCAACAACTCGAAATACACCCATATCGATCCCAAACTGAATCAGGACGAGCTGACCAGCCTCGTCGAGGTGGAGAAGGGGGATGCCTTCGTCCTCCATCCGGGCGAGTTCGTCCTGGCCGCCACCCTGGAGAAATTCACCCTCCCCAATCACCTCGCGGGACGCCTCGAGGGCAAGTCATCCCTCGGTCGCCTTGGTCTTCTGACCCACTCCACCGCCGGGTTCATTGATCCCGGTTTCAGTGGTCACATCACCCTTGAGCTGTCCAATGTTGCGAACCTCCCGATCACCCTGTGGCCGGAGATGAAGGTCGGCCAGCTGGCCATGTTCCAGATGAGTTCGCCTGCTGAGACCCCCTACGGATCCGGAAAACTGGGCTCCAAATACCAGGGGCAGCGTGGCCCGACCCCATCAAAGGGTTATCTGAACTTCGCTGACAAGTAG
- a CDS encoding UDP-glucose dehydrogenase family protein, with protein MRMTVIGTGYLGATHAACMAELGHEVIGVDVDEAKIASLRDGKVPFFEPGLPEVLERNLTNGRLSFSTSYEDAAGFADVHFLAVGTPQKKGSFAADLTYVRAVITSLVPLLEGDHLIFGKSTVPVGTAAELQELADSLTRPGASVEIAWNPEFLREGFAVKDTITPDRIVLGVREGSSADDVAREVYATAIENDTPFLVTDLPTSELVKVSANAFLATKISFINAVAEICEATGADVVQLADAIGHDDRIGRKFLGAGLGFGGGCLPKDIRAFMARAGELGTDQALTFLREVDSINMRRRDRVVQLAREVCGGNLLGKRITVLGAAFKPNSDDVRDSPALSVAGSMSLQGAAVSVYDPQAMDNARKVFPTLSYATSTQEALEDADVVVLATEWQEFRDLDPVTARGIVTDPIIIDGRNVLDVDQWKSAGWTIHALGRNV; from the coding sequence ATGCGGATGACAGTGATTGGCACCGGATACCTCGGCGCAACCCATGCGGCATGCATGGCGGAACTCGGCCATGAAGTGATCGGTGTGGATGTTGATGAGGCAAAGATCGCCTCACTGCGTGACGGAAAGGTTCCCTTCTTCGAGCCGGGCCTGCCCGAGGTCCTGGAACGTAACCTGACCAATGGCAGATTGTCTTTTTCCACGTCCTACGAGGATGCTGCCGGTTTCGCCGATGTCCACTTCCTGGCCGTGGGCACCCCGCAGAAGAAGGGTTCCTTCGCCGCGGACCTGACGTATGTCCGTGCAGTCATCACTTCTTTGGTGCCCCTGCTGGAGGGAGACCACCTCATCTTCGGCAAGTCCACCGTCCCGGTCGGTACCGCTGCGGAATTACAGGAACTCGCTGATTCTCTGACCCGCCCCGGTGCTTCCGTGGAGATCGCCTGGAACCCGGAGTTCCTCCGTGAGGGATTCGCGGTCAAGGACACCATCACCCCGGATCGGATTGTTCTGGGCGTCCGTGAGGGATCCTCGGCTGATGATGTGGCCCGCGAGGTCTACGCCACCGCGATCGAGAATGACACCCCGTTCCTGGTCACTGACCTGCCCACCTCTGAGCTGGTCAAGGTGTCCGCCAACGCGTTTTTGGCCACCAAGATCTCCTTCATCAACGCAGTCGCAGAGATTTGCGAGGCCACCGGCGCGGATGTGGTGCAGTTGGCGGATGCCATCGGCCACGATGACCGCATCGGAAGGAAGTTTCTCGGTGCGGGCCTTGGATTCGGTGGCGGCTGTCTGCCCAAGGACATCCGTGCGTTCATGGCGCGTGCCGGTGAACTGGGTACTGATCAGGCACTGACCTTCCTGCGTGAGGTGGATTCCATCAACATGCGCCGGCGTGACCGCGTTGTCCAGCTGGCCCGTGAAGTCTGCGGTGGAAACCTGCTGGGCAAACGCATCACCGTGCTCGGTGCCGCCTTCAAGCCAAATTCCGATGACGTGCGTGATTCCCCGGCACTGTCTGTCGCCGGTTCCATGTCTCTGCAGGGTGCAGCGGTCTCCGTCTACGATCCGCAGGCCATGGACAATGCCCGGAAGGTGTTCCCCACCCTCAGTTATGCCACCAGCACGCAGGAGGCCCTGGAGGATGCCGATGTGGTGGTGCTGGCCACCGAATGGCAGGAATTCCGCGATCTGGATCCGGTCACCGCACGGGGGATCGTCACTGATCCCATCATCATCGATGGCCGCAATGTCCTTGATGTGGATCAGTGGAAGTCCGCCGGTTGGACCATTCACGCCCTGGGCCGCAACGTCTGA